ACGACTGATGACGTCAACAAGAGAAATTTTAGTTCGGAAGAAGGTAAAAAAGTTCTAGCGCCTGGTACGAAATATCATTCGAAACGAATAGATTACGATAACAGaattgaatttatatttttttttacttttaaagaatACTTGTTTTATGTCACTCATTGGTCTCCGGTGTCGTGTTACAAACGGTTAGCGCTCCTGCTTCTagcccagaggtaatgggttgaagacccgtcgctgctaccattgtgggcgtatgtgtccttcggCGACACAATTGAAGGCAATTgattcaacccagtggtcactaattggttgtcttaATTGTCAGCCGTACctaataaaacaaccaaaatcactcacaaagtaacaatcgtggtaacttgtaagctggcacgaggtgtatgaaacaaaacacccgtgttataacgactgtcgtttttcggccacgcaaagataaaagTCACTTTCGTTCAtttgcaatattaaaaatattgttcagGCGAAAGTCCAGTTGTGGTTGACAACATATTGTACGGAACATCTGCTGAACCAATTCAAGATCTATACGAAGAAGCTGACAAAGTAGATCCTGTATACAGTTGTGCCGATACCCCTGCAAGCTATGCGGTCCCAGATGTTAAATTTCTTGCTGAAGAAGTGGTGTATGATTGCTCTAAAAATGAGACAGGCGAAACTGGCCACAGCATCAAGCTTCCAACAAATGATATTTACGCTGCAGTTgtgaaaaagaataaaaggACATAAGAATAAAAGGACACCAAAGTAATTTCTCGAAACAATTCGTCACTTGAAGTGTAAAAATTGCAATTGCTGAGACCAATTGGTCATTTATAAAGTGTAAAAATTGCCGGTTATATATGTGCtaatcattttaaatgtatttttgtaaatgtaaTTACATGCATATAATGCCTGTTTTTTGTTACTGTATGCACTGTATATAACGAATGTATAATTTAATACGCACGGCCGTTATATAACACGCTCAATTGGTCTTATAAAAATACTATAGTCAGCTGGTggagggagatgggacattttttaatttcttgtcttatttggtagtaaacaaagaacattcaaaacattaaagaaaccgtatcctcacaagttccatagaccgttgttaattgtttaaaacacgtttagtttttttttaaattaggtgataaaagtgtcccgttttccccaccctactaaaaaaacttttattttatctcttcgattacggtagcgaagatttagaaatgttttaatcaaaaagacaggatatagctacaaaaacatttgttaaaacacgcttacagttcaaaaatatttacatttagttgaaaGGCAATACGCGACCTCAGTACAGAAAGTGGAAAATTGCAGAAGAATTTCATAACGCCGAATACAATGTTACAAGCTCTTACATCAAAACGAATGTTTGCTTTAAAGAACGAATTTGTTTAGATCAAAATAGGCTGGTATGACGAAATGCTGCTTTCAAGCCTTTTTCTTAACTGGACGGTGGTTGTTAGTAACAATGCTTGTGTATAATGAACTAGTTGTCCTTTCCTACactatgctcactgtcaaattatagcatgggtgtcttctaaCAAACACACctgatgtatttatacacctcatgctcactgtcgagttgtaacatgggtgtcctattatacaccagacacacatggtgtattcatacacctcatgctccctgTTAGGTTATAACATGTAGCCTATAGCTTCTTGTACACCAAGTCAAACAGAGCATGCCTACagctcatgcttactgtcaggttataacatgtgtcttcttaaacaccagacacacattgtgtatttatacacctcatgctcactgttgagttataacatgggtgtcttcttatacaccagacacaaatgatgtaatcatacacctcatgctcactgttgagttttaaaatgggtgtcttcttatacacctcatgttcactattaagttttaacatgggtgccttcttatacaccagacacacatggtgtatttatacacctcatgctcactgtaaggttataacatatgtatctcgttatacaacagacaaagtatccatacacctcactGTCAGGTTATAACAAGTAGCCTATATGTCTTCTTATGCACTAGACGAAGAACTCAGTATTAGTAGTTTCAGTGACAACGAAAAGTCCGAACAGATGCAAGAATAGAAATGCTGTCTTGTTCACCTGCAGAAACACAAGTTAGTAATCCATTCTCAACCATATGTCACGTACTTACCAATTCTTGAAGTAATTACGGTAAAATGTCTTGCCTAAAATTACACATGCCAACAAAGGTAGCCCATTGAGCCACGAACCTGTACCTTGTTAATACAATGGTAAACTTATTGAAAATTCATAACATGAACGTCTGACAAGCAatgaaatgtaataaatttacaataaaacgCACGATTTAGGTTCAATACGCACAAAGAGAGCACCGTTACTGCAACAGTATATAGAACAgaattgtgtatatatatgaattcttatatatatgtgtgtatatatgatgtgaataaaattaacattacaTAGAACAGtgtaaataaaactgtgtACCATTCAGTAAACTTAAAACAGTGTGTACTTGGTGTTaaaaactgcattttaaacaataaaactgcatttcatttaaattgcGATCGGGTGTTAAAATTGCAACTGTAAAAGAGAGAATCAAGGACAAAAACtgcatttcatttaaattgcGA
This genomic interval from Ciona intestinalis unplaced genomic scaffold, KH HT000085.2, whole genome shotgun sequence contains the following:
- the LOC100177762 gene encoding uncharacterized protein LOC100177762 — translated: MIGVGAIVVIVICGIIYIKYYRNNRLTTTDDVNKRNFSSEEGESPVVVDNILYGTSAEPIQDLYEEADKVDPVYSCADTPASYAVPDVKFLAEEVVYDCSKNETGETGHSIKLPTNDIYAAVVKKNKRT